In Bacillus rossius redtenbacheri isolate Brsri chromosome 11, Brsri_v3, whole genome shotgun sequence, the DNA window aaacatttttatggtATTTTATGTACGgtgatatattttaatacaataattcAAACAAAGTTTCAAAGCATTTGTGTACTGTTGTTTGGGTACATATCTATGTTCTGTTAGTAAATAAAAGTCGAACAGGCTTTCTTATAACTTTAATCAACTTTAAGTAAAAGATTTCAATGGCACTTTGCacagtaaatataatttagtttCCGATTATTCAAACTGTATTATTGCCCACACACAAGGGTTTTTgactcaaatataaattatttactgtGACAAACAATTCTGTTTTTGCAGCTGAATACAGACGCAAATGCTTTTATCCAGTCGTGAAATGCATGGAAGCGAATTCTTAAGAGTCCCACTATATTTTTCTAACCGATTATTGTTCCTGCAGGTGACGAACGCAGATGGCCTTGCAGTGGAAGTTAGTCATCAAAATCTTCAGTCAAGAGGTTCCGCAGACTGCAACTCAGCTGAATCCCGCAGTGCAGGAGAGCTGAAACTTCTAGCATCGTCTATGGAACTCAACAGCATCGCTGATCAGAGTTTAAGCGATAATTACAACGATGATATAAGTACATCTTTGGAACTAGTGAAACCTTTGATTTTTAATAAGTTGATCGAAGCACCAAAGAACAAACCTTTCAGCTCGAACTGTGACACAGTAAACAACCAACACATAAATTTATCTTTAAATCCCTTCCTACTGAAACCCACACAGAAACCACGTATTATTTCAGCACTTGAAACCTCAGGGAAATCTAAACAGTTCTACGTGAGTTTTGGTAGAGATTCTTCAGTAAGTAGCAACACAAGTCTTTATCAACTCACTCAATCGGATAATGGTAGTGATCTTATGCTAAACAAAACAATTTCCAAGGAGGGAAATCATACCAATTTTTTAAACGCTGACGAAACTAAGGTCAGGCACAAGGAATTAAAATCAAATTGCGTCAACAAAGACTTTAGAACTTCAAGTCCAAAGTCTGCAGTTATTACATATGAATATGCCAGTAACAGAAAACAAGGGGCTTTTCCTTTCCAAGGTATTAATCATCGGGTAAAACGACAGATCAACAACAAAGCTATTATTACGCAAAATGAACACGAAGTAGTTtcttcaaatgcaaatttaactTCATCTGTTACTGATGGTCCTAATGACACCCTTTCACACAGTTCTCAGCCTCCCAGCAAATACAATCTGAACACTCCTGCTCTGTCCACGACTGCGCCAAGACAACACAAGCGACTGGTTTCCTCGCTGAATGATGAGGTGCACCCTACACCCATTCTTCGAATTCCTTTGCTCCGAGAGACAAGGTCATccaaagaaaaaaacacttacaCACCCAACGATGGTTTTATAAATTGTCAAAACAAACGTTTACATCCGGATAGATGTTTCTGTGCTCTTGTGTGTCCTATGAAATGCAGGGATTGTCGCAGATTTCGTCGTCCTAACGTGAATGGAAACATTTACAAAGATAGTAAATCAAAGTTTAGTTCAAATAGTGCAGTAAAAGATTTCGATTACTTGCATGagcaaaaagtttttaaaaacagTGAAAGCAATATACGTTTGAATCAAGAGTTGAAAGACAGGAATGTCGGGTACAGCCAACGAAGGCCCTCCAAAAATGAACAGTTGCTGCATTCTGACAGAGATTATTCTACCAGCAGGGAGAGATACAGCGATGAGAGTCgctcaaaatttcaaaaaattctgaAGGAATTTAAAAGTGGGCTGCTCTCTAGTGATGCCACGAGTGAGAATTCAGACGAGACATGGAAAGAAAAGTACATAGATTCTAATATAAACGAAAAGTCATCAGAGATATACAGAAAACTCCATGAAAAAACTAAACTAATTCCTCGGCTTTATAACACTATGAATAAAAGACACGATGATTCTTGGGAAAATGTCAGAATCAATAAAGAAAAAGAAGAACCTGAATATTACGTTAAAATGTTAAATGATTTTGAGTATCCGGATGAGATAACTCATTTAACATCAAAAACTTCTTCAGATGATAATGATTTTGTTGATGTTGAGGAGAATAATTCGaatcaatatgttttaatttcagactcaaatgaaaaaaatcagAATGATTCTAGTGATAAAAATTTATCtagtcagaaaaatatattttatactccaAAAATACAGAGCTTGAAGGAAGCCTGGATTGCACAATCAGGCCAAAAGTCATCTGAAAGCTATCATCATGAAGGAGGAACGAAATATTTCGAAAATGACAGGCCACACAATCGCCATTCTACTGAATACGCGCAGTTTCGAAGCTCTGGCCAAGTTACTGAAGAAAACCGAGGCGCATTTAATGTGTATGCTATTGATACTGTTACCAGTAAACCCCAAGTAGTCACTTTTCCTCCACAAGAAGAAGagattattaaacattttattaatgctCACAAAGAGGGGATAATGACTACTGACCATGAAAATAAcagcaaattaataaatattggaCATGAGGCACATGAAAAAGATTTATTTGAATCAAATGTCTATAACTCTGCTTACGaccaagaaaaaaatacttacgaACTAGCTGAAGGTgctaatttacattacaataatgGTAACAAAACgctatattttaaacaattagaaaaaaatgaaaattcatttGTATCAGGTCAGTCAGTACAACACCCACCCGGAAAATATACTGTTAGCGAGGAATTATACCATGACCAGTCGAAAGAGTCACACAAGTTCAGTGACATAAACTCAGCTTTAGCAGTTACAGAAAAATCTCTCCAATTCGTTCATCTTAAAGAAGAAGATGACGATGACAGAAAAGAAGTCTTAGTAGCCTTAGAGTCAAATGAAAATGCCAACAATAAAGAAGATATCACTGCTGTACTTAAAGAAACACAAGAATTGGAAATCAAGGATGTTTCCTCAGGTAGCAACAATACTGTAGATGAATTGACATATGTAACAAATGAACACAGTGGAAAAGGAAGTACCAAAGATTATGTGAATATTTTTCAATCTAATGATGGCAttaataaaaatgcaaataataAACCCTTAAAAATTGAAtcagaaaattataataaaaataaatatgttgatatTTTACATGAAGGCAACCAGGAGATAACTATCCTCAAAAACCTCGAACAATCGGAAGAAAATAAACACCAAAGCCTTTCAAAAACAGTTAATAATGAAGACGCAGTAATGGGATTGCACCAGCCATTTCAGAAACATGTAAACAACCATTCAAATAACTATAACCTCACCGAACTTTTGGAAAAGTCACCTGTAAttagcaatttaaaaataaaagaacttgCTCAAACCTCATTTGTAAAAAGTGAAGATCAGAAAATAAAATTGCTATCAGAAAATAAGTCTTATGAAGATAAAAAGCAACACGAAGTTTCATTGTTCGCTGCACATGAAAAACACTTACTTCATGATGCAGAAAAGGCAAATGATACAGATATTACTGTAGTGTCTGGAAGTACAGAAGAATCACAGCATGGAAAAGCAATTATCTTGCCTAGCTCACCACACAAAAAAATCGAAGGAGCACACGGACTAGTTGATTACAAAGAGTCTCAACAAAGTGTGGAAGAAATAAAGCTAGCTCATTCAAAGGAGACGTATCACATCATCGGAGAAAGTAAACACATTAATACAGGTGaagaaaaaatgttcaaaatcttTCCAACAAAGCCCCAAGAGAGCGAGCACCAAACAGAAATAGTTTCTAGTCACAGTTCATTTGATGCATACAAAGAAAATGAAAAGTATGATAAGACTCAGTTTTCACAAATTTATGATAAAACTGTGTCATCACCTATGGTTTATGCTACCAAAGAATTACAGAAAAACAGGCCATTTGGGTCTGACCAAGGAAGTAAGACTGAAATGAATTCAAACCAGTTCCTCCAAGAGAATCCTTTGAAATCTATCTTTGAAATACACACGGAGCAAGACACTCTTCCAGAAGCTGACAGCTCGCAAATTAAATTACCATTTACAAATATGTATCGTCAACAGTCAGTACCAAGAATAATTGCGTACCAAAATGGTTATCAAAAAATGAGTGATGTAAACCTTGCAAGAAGTCATGCGAATATTTTTTCTAGAAAAGATAATGGCTTGTACAGAAACGAATATGATGACAGACGTCTGGTGAAATATTATTATCCAGCTCAAAAACCAACCACATATCAGCAACATAATTTGGCCAGTTCTCACGCCACAAGCCAACCTGTAGTGGTGCAAGCATCAGTCCAGTATGGACCAAGATTTCGAGGGAATCCTCAGCAAAGCAGTTACTTTACTTATGGAGATTCTGTCAGACCATATGttaaaacaactggtacagattttAAGCAATATTTCCCAGCCACACCACAAAACAGTAGAAATCCAAATAGTTGGCATAGTTACTCTGCATTTTCAACTTTGGcagaaaaagaaaaatttcaagCACAGCATAATTATATTAGAAACGGCGGTAGAGTGTTTAAATACCACGATGCCAACCACGGTTCCGCCCTGCAACGGACTCCCAAGAAAGTTTCATGGAAAAACGCACGGGTCGATGAGCAAAGTAACATTGACAGAGTTTTTCATGAAAACTATGCCAAAAATAGTATCGATAAACTTATCACAGTAAAGGAAGATGGAACTCCGGATGGTCAGATTGTTGAATTGGTCCCTTCTGACTACAAGATCAGCAACTCGCTCTTGCCGTCGTATCCAGAACAAGAGGTTCCTGTTGTCCGAGTCGTGGCCGACAAGAGCGTGGAGGCAGGCCTGGGGACGGCGAAGCACCGGGCCTGCGGTGGTCTCCCGGGAGACCCGTGCTCCGAGGGACCGAGCCCCAGCTGCTGGGCGTGCTCCTCGAGGCCCGCGGACTCCTTCGAGGGGCTGCTCTACAGCCCCGGGCTGACTCCACACGCATCGGCCCGGCCGAGACACTGAGTCCTCGTACTGCTCGGTCCAGGAGTTTGTATTTGCGAACGAACCTCATCAGGAAAACTTCTCAACAAAGTAAAGTCTGAGCGGCAACTCTCAATACATTTTGTTATGTACATCACggattattatttataatttttaatattttattttggagcaTATTGGTATAACGTACCTTAACGGTTATGGTATTTCATGGATTTGAATCAGCTTCGTTTTGGGGGGCACAGGTCATAGTTGCGTCGGAATAACAAAAATTAGtagttgatatttaaaaaatgattacaTTTTTGAGTCCGGAACAAATTTCTGGTTGCTTTCATAACTTCATGACCATGGCACTATTAGTATACATTGTCACAGCAAAAACCTGCATTTTTAcgtgtttgaaaatattttcgtcAGTGAATTATTCAATTGTTAGATgcatttaagtaaataaaacaaaGCTATCACAAATATAGAATGCAAATAGTAAGAAGATTATGTACCGAAGCGAACGGATTTTACATCGTTAGGTATCTTCTTTTCGTAACGGTTTTAAgacgaagattaaaaaaaaatttctggagtGCAACTTGTTGTTTCAGGTTCACACACACTTTCCCTAgcaatcaaaaacaaattttggtgcTGTCAAAAAGCTATCAACTGAACTTTCTCACCGCCCAGGCAGAGGACTCATGCGCACAAGATAAGTATCTAGAAAGAGATCATGTTTCTTCGCTCAAGTCAGCGTCGAGGGCAGCGTTGCCTCGTACCATTTTCCCGCAGGTTGACAAAGATCTATGTATCGGGCGTGTTCGGCATATGCCGAAGTCTGCCGAGTTGGTTTTCAGAACTTATTTCGATGCACTGCTTATACATCAGGGTGGAGGAAGCTTCTAAAAAACCTAACATTtactgcccttttttttttagattgactgTACGTTTCGTAGAAGGTCTTTTGACATTAATCGACTCAACAGCACAGTTAAAGAGAACTGGAAAATACATTATACATGGCCTATGATACCATCCCAACATTTTCCTGGAATGATGTAACATGAGAAACTGAAATCTAGGTGGCCAGACCGGGGATCGAACCCAGATCCTCTGTAATATGAGTCCGGTGTCTTCGCCACCTCGATCCATCCTGAAGAAAGTGCGTGTGTTGTCGAGTCAAAGCACGCCTTGTCGCATAGCTTTCTCATAAAGAGACAAGAAAACAACAGTCGCTAGATAGACATGGGCTGTGaaatcaaaacttatatttcaaCACATTTGTTAGTAAATTTAACGAAccctatttaaaaataaaatttatgttttgatgaaataaaattatcacaaaacattttattttaaaaaaattgtaaacaaaacaagtataatttttttttttatattttgcacaaCTGGAAAATAGTTGTGCACAAAAAGTTAGAATTATatcatagtatttaaaaaacgtttaatgtaaattatatatttgaatatattaaaatataactaaCCCAAATTTTAAAGTGGGTTTTTCAAGGTGAACAAGTAGTGTTTTCAAAACcaattttgaattatattttttcttatcttAGCTTAGACAtcagttataattatttatattttggtaattttaatgatCGCGTTTTTATTACATCagctatattttattgaaaataaaataacagcacTAACTCTTAAACACTAACTAGATGGTGATTTTGTACTGAGCACCTaaatttcttatttaaatatataaaataacaaatagctcttctttatttctataaatttaatgtaaaacagTAAGTTAGTGATCAACCTACGGAAAATAATCGATTATAATAAGGAAATGTTAATTCAGACCTATCGTTAGataatacacttaaaatgttACTCTATATAAAATAAGTTATTGTGCTTAATTTATCGTTTAACTATCCCTCGTTACTTATAGATAAGATAGTTTATTGACACTATGTCACCAACAGTTTTTCATTCTATAAAAATGTGGAAGAATTAACTTTTAGTTTTGAATTTCATTGCATGGCCAAAAAGTATATGTGTTTTTTTCACTATGATTGCTTGtcattaagaaaattaataaataattttatttttcttgagtttGTATGTAAATTTAATGCAAAGCAAGAAACTTGTCTCAAATATGATTACATGCATAAGTTGTTTATCGGACATTTCAAATTAGATTAGATTATATATTTGTATCCAGTACCATAGAAACAGACAACCTAGTACAGAATGAAGTATCCGCCATAaaactattatatttatttaccataatttttaaaaacattttatataattctttctAATGTGATATATCATTTATTTTGCATTAATACATTGTTTGTATTGATTGTATAtaattctgtaaatttgtaaagaaaatatatttttttaaataaagagctTACAATGATAagttaatacaatttatttgtgTATACGTGTTTCCCATTACAAAGTAGAGGgggaaaatattttgatttgaCACACAATCATAGGGCAAAAGGTAATGTGGTATCAAATCTCTGATCCATTCCAAAAAATCCGCTACTTAATAGTTCAGTAAAActctaaaaatattatatgaaaagTAGCTATTTGTGAAGGTCAGTGTGAGACTACACAAGTAGAtgcaaatatataaatttacattacCTCCAGCTGTGGATAGTTAATAAAGAGAATTAGtattattatctttaaatttaCCTAATGCTAAGTGACTGACAGTAGCTTTGAATAAAATAACGACAACTGCTACAATGGAACGAATACAAGACTACCCATAAACAGATGTAGGCCtgcagaatgtaaaaaaaaattgaataaaagaaTAGATAAAgaccgagtctttcagtactcgccagggaAGTGTAACATCCAACCTCTGAGACgagcaaattttattttcttgcattttacaaCTACACAtataataatacgaaactcagacacgaaatttaacatagaattctttaaaataatgccaatcgTGATAAATACATGCAAATTGTGCTGTCAACtacatttccggacgcgaatcacacgtagttcccgcacccgccgctacgattcgctgccggagcagctgcgtggACTATCTAAACTCTCGATGAGCAGACCAaaactttaaactatataataatagGGCTCCGATTAAAgtgaaaaatacttcaaaaattcTAAACTCCGGTTTTGGACTCGATTTTCGACTAGGAACTTTATTAAAATGCCgcagatattttaaaaattcattaaacagttactaATTTAACGGGGGTGCGTAGCATCAGAgatgaaatttaaataaacaaaaaataaaggtACAAAAAAATTCCAATCAGAAAAGTTAGGATAGTGTTTTTAGGTAGAGCTGGTAACTCGGGACCT includes these proteins:
- the LOC134536583 gene encoding uncharacterized protein MAL13P1.304-like; protein product: MDTAASLLLLTALQVTNADGLAVEVSHQNLQSRGSADCNSAESRSAGELKLLASSMELNSIADQSLSDNYNDDISTSLELVKPLIFNKLIEAPKNKPFSSNCDTVNNQHINLSLNPFLLKPTQKPRIISALETSGKSKQFYVSFGRDSSVSSNTSLYQLTQSDNGSDLMLNKTISKEGNHTNFLNADETKVRHKELKSNCVNKDFRTSSPKSAVITYEYASNRKQGAFPFQGINHRVKRQINNKAIITQNEHEVVSSNANLTSSVTDGPNDTLSHSSQPPSKYNLNTPALSTTAPRQHKRLVSSLNDEVHPTPILRIPLLRETRSSKEKNTYTPNDGFINCQNKRLHPDRCFCALVCPMKCRDCRRFRRPNVNGNIYKDSKSKFSSNSAVKDFDYLHEQKVFKNSESNIRLNQELKDRNVGYSQRRPSKNEQLLHSDRDYSTSRERYSDESRSKFQKILKEFKSGLLSSDATSENSDETWKEKYIDSNINEKSSEIYRKLHEKTKLIPRLYNTMNKRHDDSWENVRINKEKEEPEYYVKMLNDFEYPDEITHLTSKTSSDDNDFVDVEENNSNQYVLISDSNEKNQNDSSDKNLSSQKNIFYTPKIQSLKEAWIAQSGQKSSESYHHEGGTKYFENDRPHNRHSTEYAQFRSSGQVTEENRGAFNVYAIDTVTSKPQVVTFPPQEEEIIKHFINAHKEGIMTTDHENNSKLINIGHEAHEKDLFESNVYNSAYDQEKNTYELAEGANLHYNNGNKTLYFKQLEKNENSFVSGQSVQHPPGKYTVSEELYHDQSKESHKFSDINSALAVTEKSLQFVHLKEEDDDDRKEVLVALESNENANNKEDITAVLKETQELEIKDVSSGSNNTVDELTYVTNEHSGKGSTKDYVNIFQSNDGINKNANNKPLKIESENYNKNKYVDILHEGNQEITILKNLEQSEENKHQSLSKTVNNEDAVMGLHQPFQKHVNNHSNNYNLTELLEKSPVISNLKIKELAQTSFVKSEDQKIKLLSENKSYEDKKQHEVSLFAAHEKHLLHDAEKANDTDITVVSGSTEESQHGKAIILPSSPHKKIEGAHGLVDYKESQQSVEEIKLAHSKETYHIIGESKHINTGEEKMFKIFPTKPQESEHQTEIVSSHSSFDAYKENEKYDKTQFSQIYDKTVSSPMVYATKELQKNRPFGSDQGSKTEMNSNQFLQENPLKSIFEIHTEQDTLPEADSSQIKLPFTNMYRQQSVPRIIAYQNGYQKMSDVNLARSHANIFSRKDNGLYRNEYDDRRLVKYYYPAQKPTTYQQHNLASSHATSQPVVVQASVQYGPRFRGNPQQSSYFTYGDSVRPYVKTTGTDFKQYFPATPQNSRNPNSWHSYSAFSTLAEKEKFQAQHNYIRNGGRVFKYHDANHGSALQRTPKKVSWKNARVDEQSNIDRVFHENYAKNSIDKLITVKEDGTPDGQIVELVPSDYKISNSLLPSYPEQEVPVVRVVADKSVEAGLGTAKHRACGGLPGDPCSEGPSPSCWACSSRPADSFEGLLYSPGLTPHASARPRH